A part of Setaria viridis chromosome 8, Setaria_viridis_v4.0, whole genome shotgun sequence genomic DNA contains:
- the LOC117834131 gene encoding UDP-glycosyltransferase 72B1 gives MKDDGPPHVAMLATPGMGHLIPLAELAKRLAARHGATATLFTFASTASPTQRSILASLPPSISSHRLPPVDLSDLPRDSLIETLMSEECTRSLPALTGILGELKRTTRLVAFVADFFGADSLVAARDAGVERRCLFMPESLHALSLVLHLPELVFSIPGEFRDLAEPVRLPGCVPIPGPDMISPLQDRSSPAYGLMVRLAERCRAEADAFLINSFDAVEPEAAKVLRQPTPRRPPVYPIGPLIRTAECSGANDAAAPHSPRAACLEWLDEQPARSVIFVSFGSGGALPAEQMRELALGLELSEQRFLWVLRSPSDEDSLSDNYYDAASKKDPFVYLPGGFVERTKKTGFLVPSWAPQIQVLAHKATGGFLTHCGWNSILESLVHGVPMVAWPLFAEQRLNAVMLSEGAGAAIRLPEVKDKETTAAAVRKLMAGEGKGAVVRAKVAELQNAAAEGLREGGAATNSLDQFVENLVGEE, from the coding sequence ATGAAGGACGACGGTCCTCCGCACGTGGCGATGCTGGCGACGCCGGGGATGGGCCACCTGATCCCGCTGGCGGAGCTCGCCAAGCGCCTCGCAGCGCGTCACGGCGCCACGGCCACGCTCTTCACCTTCGCGTCCACGGCATCTCCCACGCAGCGCTCcatcctcgcctccctcccgcccTCCATCTCCTCCCACCGGCTCCCACCCGTCGACCTCTCAGACCTGCCCCGCGATTCCCTCATCGAGACGCTCATGTCCGAGGAGTGCACGCGCTCCCTCCCGGCGCTCACGGGCATCCTCGGAGAGCTCAAGCGGACCACCCGGCTGGTGGCGTTCGTCGCCGACTTCTTCGGCGCCGACTCCCTCGTCGCCGCGCGCGACGCCGGCGTGGAGAGGAGGTGCCTGTTCATGCCCGAGAGCCTCCACGCCCTCTCGCTGGTCCTCCACCTTCCCGAGCTCGTCTTCTCCATCCCCGGCGAGTTCCGGGACCTCGCCGAGCCGGTGCGGCTGCCGGGGTGCGTGCCGATCCCCGGGCCGGACATGATCTCACCACTCCAGGATCGGTCAAGCCCAGCTTACGGTTTGATGGTCCGTCTCGCCGAGCGTTGCCGCGCCGAAGCCGATGCCTTCCTCATCAACTCCTTCGACGCCGTCGAGCCGGAGGCCGCCAAGGTGCTGAGGCAGCCTACGCCCCGTCGGCCACCTGTATACCCAATAGGCCCGTTGATTCGGACAGCAGAATGTAGCGGTGCCAATGATGCTGCTGCGCCTCATTCGCCACGTGCAGCATGCCTCGAGTGGCTCGACGAACAGCCAGCCAGATCGGTCATCTTCGTCTCGTTCGGCTCCGGTGGCGCTTTGCCGGCGGAGCAGATGCGTGAGCTCGCGCTCGGGCTGGAGCTCAGTGAGCAACGGTTCCTGTGGGTGCTGCGGAGCCCAAGCGACGAGGATTCGTTGAGCGACAACTACTACGACGCTGCGAGTAAGAAGGACCCTTTCGTGTACCTCCCTGGAGGGTTCGTTGAGAGGACAAAGAAGACGGGTTTCCTGGTGCCCTCATGGGCCCCGCAGATACAGGTGCTGGCCCACAAGGCTACTGGAGGGTTCTTAACGCACTGTGGCTGGAACTCCATTTTAGAGAGCTTAGTACACGGTGTACCCATGGTGGCATGGCCATTGTTCGCCGAGCAACGGCTGAACGCGGTGATGTTGTCGGAGGGAGCTGGAGCAGCGATACGTTTGCCCGAGGTGAAGGATAAGGAGACCACCGCAGCGGCGGTGAGGAAGCTGATGGCAGGGGAAGGGAAAGGTGCTGTGGTTCGGGCGAAGGTGGCGGAGCTGCAGAATGCTGCCGCGGAAGGCCTCCGTGAGGGTGGTGCTGCCACAAATTCCCTGGACCAGTTTGTGGAGAACTTGGTAGGCGAGGAGTAG
- the LOC117834474 gene encoding receptor-like protein EIX1 — translation MHTAIMHLQHPPPLVKLRRLFTVLALITTSSLILRPPQRAGACVPRERDALLDFKRGVSSDTANVLASWQDDGQEQSDCCRWSGVRCSNRTGHVVELNLRNHAGSLYPLQEGLVGHISSSLLCLPHLRRLDLSWNALEGPTGSIPEFLGSLKNLRYLDLSYMSFSGAVPSQLGNLSKLEHLDLSYYGIFGNGSTESSDVSWAIHLPKLQYIDLGSVNLSATANWHRVMNMLPSLRYLGLSQCSLSSTNPLSLSQLNLTRLETLDLSYNSFDHSEIASCWFWNVTGLRYLNLGGTHLHGQIPEKLGRMTSLQALDLSNNNNLDVMASNLTYLCNLEILNLEQSLSSYVNIVELFEWLPHCSSSKLKELHLHSNNITGCLPPSIEKFTSLNTLSLFDNKLTGPVPSEVGVLSNLTTLYLSNNRLEGVITEEHFVNLNSLQYIDLSDNSLKIDVNHKWIPPFRLERAYFRSCHMGPLFPMWMEWQGNIHNVDISRAGIDDKLPNWFCTTFAKAIALDISNNKISGTLPKCMEIMSVEQLYLGSNKLTGHIPRLPRKILVLFSNYITGQLPGSVCDLQSLIILDLDNNLLGGELPNCNGMRSLKCLQLRNNSFSGQFPSFLQSSTGLILLDLSQNKFSGRLPMWLCDLMDLQFLRLSHNTFSGNIPTNISCLKYLQYLNLANNSMSGFIPYHLSNLTAMTRKNPFRHTMYPFVDAAAIIGDFLVNTKGQALIYHSVTILDVVTLDLSFNGLTGEIPQEIASLDAVLNLNLSWNHLDGVVPKMIGAMQSLESLDLSKNMLSGEIPSSLSKLTSLSYLDLSYNNLTGRIPQGSQLDTLYSENPSMYDGNNGLCGPPLHRNCSRNDTSRSHDQKSYEAGFYPVSFRFGLASGFLLGPWVVLCVLLFKRSWRFAYFRLFDKLYDQIYVFLVVSWRSMEMRYCKGTKVNT, via the exons ATGCACACGGCCATCATGCATCTGCAGCACCCACCCCCACTCGTGAAGCTCCGGCGCTTATTCACAGTGCTCGCCCTGATCACGACCAGCTCCCTGATACTGAGACCACCTCAGCGCGCGGGCGCATGCGTGCCACGCGAGCGGGACGCCCTGCTGGACTTCAAACGCGGCGTCTCCAGCGACACCGCGAACGTCCTGGCGTCATGGCAGGATGATGGCCAGGAGCAGAGCGATTGCTGCCGCTGGAGCGGCGTCCGGTGCAGCAACCGGACCGGCCACGTCGTGGAGCTCAACCTGCGCAACCATGCTGGCAGCCTGTACCCGCTGCAAGAAGGGCTGGTCGGCCATATAAGCTCCTCGCTGCTCTGTCTTCCACATCTGCGGCGCCTTGATCTAAGCTGGAACGCCCTGGAGGGGCCAACCGGCAGTATTCCGGAGTTCCTGGGCTCCCTCAAGAACCTGAGGTACCTTGACCTCTCATACATGTCATTTTCAGGCGCCGTGCCGTCTCAGCTCGGCAACCTTTCAAAGTTGGAGCATCTGGACCTGTCCTACTACGGCATATTTGGGAATGGAAGCACAGAGTCGTCGGATGTTTCGTGGGCGATACATCTACCGAAGCTACAGTATATCGACCTTGGATCCGTAAACCTAAGTGCAACGGCGAATTGGCATCGTGTGATGAACATGCTGCCTTCTTTGAGGTACCTCGGTCTGTCCCAATGCTCGCTTTCGAGCACGAACCCCCTGTCGCTATCGCAACTTAACCTCACAAGGCTTGAGACACTCGATCTTTCTTATAATTCCTTTGACCACTCAGAAATTGCATCTTGCTGGTTTTGGAATGTAACGGGGCTTCGATACCTCAACCTTGGAGGAACCCATCTGCATGGCCAAATTCCTGAGAAACTAGGACGTATGACGTCCCTCCAAGCCCTTGACTTATCCAACAACAATAACCTCGATGTAATGGCATCAAACTTGACATATTTATGCAATCTAGAGATCCTAAACCTTGAACAGAGTCTCTCATCATACGTAAACATTGTAGAGTTATTCGAGTGGCTGCCACACTGTTCATCCAGCAAATTGAAAGAACTTCATCTGCACAGCAACAACATAACCGGTTGTTTACCACCATCAATAGAGAAATTTACGAGTTTGAATACCCTTTCCCTCTTCGACAACAAACTCACCGGACCTGTGCCGTCTGAGGTTGGTGTGCTCAGTAATTTGACTACACTCTACCTATCAAACAATAGGCTTGAAGGTGTGATCACAGAAGAACACTTTGTTAACCTAAACAGCTTACAGTATATAGACCTATCTGATAATTCCTTGAAGATCGATGTGAACCATAAATGGATACCTCCATTCAGATTAGAAAGAGCATACTTCAGATCATGCCATATGGGTCCTCTCTTTCCAATGTGGATGGAATGGCAAGGCAATATCCATAATGTTGATATATCACGTGCGGGTATAGATGATAAGCTTCCAAACTGGTTTTGTACTACATTTGCAAAGGCTATTGCTCTGGACATATCCAACAATAAAATTAGCGGTACATTGCCGAAATGCATGGAAATAATGTCAGTGGAACAGCTCTATCTCGGTTCAAATAAACTCACAGGTCATATACCTCGGTTGCCGAGAA AAATCTTGGTTCTATTCTCTAACTACATCACTGGTCAGCTACCTGGATCAGTTTGTGATTTGCAAAGCTTGATTATCTTAGATCTAGACAATAACCTTCTCGGTGGAGAATTGCCAAATTGTAATGGGATGAGAAGCTTGAAGTGCCTACAGTTGCGTAACAATAGCTTCTCTGGGCAGTTTCCTTCCTTCCTACAAAGCAGCACCGGTTTGATCCTTCTTGATCTGTCGCAGAACAAGTTCTCAGGAAGATTGCCAATGTGGCTATGCGACCTAATGGACTTACAGTTTCTTCGACTTAGCCACAACACGTTCTCTGGGAATATTCCAACCAATATTTCATGTCTTAAATACCTTCAGTATTTGAACCTGGCAAACAATAGTATGTCAGGTTTTATACCTTATCATCTATCAAATTTAACAGCTATGACGCGAAAGAACCCATTCAGGCACACAATGTACCCATTTGTTGATGCTGCGGCCATAATTGGTGACTTTTTGGTGAACACAAAGGGGCAAGCACTGATTTATCATTCTGTAACAATTCTGGATGTTGTGACCCTTGATTTGTCATTTAATGGATTAACTGGTGAAATCCCACAAGAGATAGCTTCTCTTGATGCTGTATTAAATTTGAATCTATCATGGAACCACTTGGATGGAGTAGTTCCAAAAATGATCGGGGCAATGCAGTCGTTGGAGTCACTTGACCTCTCAAAGAACATGCTTTCCGGTGAAATCCCTTCGAGCTTATCAAAGCTGACAAGTTTAAGCTATTTGGATTTGTCTTATAACAATCTTACTGGAAGAATACCACAAGGAAGTCAACTTGACACCCTGTACTCCGAGAACCCGTCTATGTATGACGGCAACAATGGTCTCTGTGGTCCTCCTCTTCATAGGAATTGTTCAAGAAATGATACATCAAGGTCGCATGACCAGAAAAGTTACGAAGCTGGTTTTTATCCGGTATCCTTTCGTTTTGGACTAGCCTCGGGTTTCCTGCTGGGGCCTTGGGTTGTATTATGTGTTCTGTTGTTCAAGAGATCATGGAGGTTTGCCTACTTTCGCCTCTTCGACAAGTTATATGATCAAATCTACGTGTTTTTGGTTGTTTCTTGGAGAAGCATGGAAATGAGATATTGCAAAGGAACAAAAGTTAACACTTGA